The Nocardioides salarius genome includes a region encoding these proteins:
- a CDS encoding helix-turn-helix transcriptional regulator, with product MDQHVRWAYDVRDLGEALRRARTDQGLTQIELAERLGVTRMTLSRLENGESVSAETAMRALSECGYALVVAPKFATLHVEAAPTNEPDQDGGTGG from the coding sequence ATGGATCAGCACGTGCGGTGGGCCTACGACGTCCGAGACCTCGGCGAAGCCCTGCGCCGAGCCCGCACCGACCAAGGCCTGACCCAGATCGAGCTGGCCGAGCGTCTGGGCGTGACCCGGATGACGCTCTCACGCCTGGAGAACGGCGAGTCGGTCAGCGCGGAGACCGCGATGCGCGCCCTGTCGGAGTGTGGCTACGCGTTGGTCGTGGCACCCAAGTTCGCCACCCTCCACGTGGAGGCAGCACCCACCAACGAGCCCGACCAGGACGGCGGCACCGGTGGCTAG
- a CDS encoding polysaccharide biosynthesis tyrosine autokinase, whose protein sequence is MELRDYLRILRRRWMLVLTSTLIVVAAAAAYTFTVTPMYQSTAKLFISSSADGGETVSGAFAGAQFSQQRVTSYAEFVKDADLAAVVVEDLDLAMAPGTLRDQVTATVSPETVIIALQAQDESPSQAQAIAQGYASALADQIRAVETPVGETEPLVRPSVTSDATLPTAPVSPQPVRNLGLALVLGLLLGVGLAVARELLDTTVKSVDDIRETTNAPLLGTINFDSQIRTEPLVTSLSSHAPRAEAFRVLRTNLQFVDVDATTKVFVVTSALPGEGKTTTSVNLAITLAQAGQKTLLIECDLRRPKAALALDVDNSVGVTTVLLGKVSFDDALQEHPGTGLAVLASGAVPPNPAELLQSRAMAELLNHAKDRFDNIIIDAPPLLPVTDAALLASQADGAIVVAAHGRTTREQLAQAGERLEQVGAQAVGIVLNMTPARQRSGYGYGYGYGYGYAPTPEKPSSGKRAKQDPA, encoded by the coding sequence ATGGAACTTCGGGACTACCTGCGCATCCTCCGCCGACGGTGGATGCTGGTCCTCACCTCGACCCTGATCGTCGTGGCAGCCGCCGCGGCGTACACCTTCACGGTGACTCCGATGTACCAGTCGACGGCCAAGCTCTTCATCTCATCCTCCGCCGACGGCGGTGAGACCGTCTCGGGGGCCTTCGCGGGTGCCCAGTTCAGCCAGCAGCGGGTCACCTCCTACGCCGAGTTCGTGAAGGACGCCGACTTGGCCGCTGTGGTCGTCGAAGACCTCGACCTGGCCATGGCACCGGGCACCCTCCGGGACCAGGTGACCGCTACGGTCTCACCCGAGACCGTCATCATCGCGCTGCAGGCGCAGGACGAGTCCCCCTCACAGGCACAGGCCATAGCGCAGGGCTACGCCAGCGCACTTGCCGACCAGATCCGCGCCGTGGAGACCCCAGTGGGTGAGACGGAGCCGCTGGTGCGGCCCAGTGTCACCTCGGACGCCACCCTGCCGACGGCGCCGGTCTCACCGCAGCCGGTCCGCAACCTCGGCCTGGCCCTGGTGCTCGGCCTGCTGCTGGGTGTCGGCCTCGCGGTGGCACGAGAACTGCTCGACACCACCGTGAAGTCCGTCGACGACATCCGCGAGACCACCAACGCTCCCCTGCTGGGAACCATCAACTTCGACTCGCAGATCCGCACCGAGCCGCTCGTGACCTCGCTGTCGTCGCACGCCCCCCGGGCCGAGGCATTCCGGGTGCTGCGCACCAACCTGCAGTTCGTCGACGTTGACGCCACCACGAAGGTGTTCGTGGTCACCTCGGCATTGCCGGGCGAGGGAAAGACCACGACGTCAGTCAACCTCGCCATCACTCTCGCCCAGGCTGGCCAGAAGACGCTGCTCATCGAGTGCGACCTGCGCCGCCCCAAGGCTGCTCTCGCGCTCGACGTGGACAATTCCGTCGGCGTGACGACGGTGCTGCTGGGCAAGGTTAGCTTCGACGACGCCCTCCAGGAGCACCCCGGCACCGGCCTCGCGGTGCTCGCCAGCGGTGCCGTCCCGCCCAACCCGGCCGAGCTGCTGCAGTCGCGGGCGATGGCCGAGCTGCTCAACCACGCCAAGGATCGCTTCGACAACATCATCATCGACGCTCCCCCGCTGCTGCCGGTGACCGACGCGGCCCTGCTGGCCTCCCAGGCCGACGGCGCCATCGTGGTCGCCGCCCACGGCCGCACCACCCGCGAGCAGCTGGCGCAGGCTGGGGAGCGCCTTGAGCAGGTGGGCGCGCAGGCGGTCGGCATCGTGCTGAACATGACCCCGGCACGCCAGCGCTCCGGCTACGGGTATGGGTATGGCTACGGGTACGGCTACGCCCCCACGCCGGAGAAGCCGTCCAGCGGCAAGCGCGCCAAGCAGGACCCGGCGTAG
- the metX gene encoding homoserine O-acetyltransferase MetX has translation MSGLLLDAVPQRVVLATEDDPLRLRGGKSLEHVEVVYETYGELSPERDNVVFICHALTGDAHAAGYRRGEDPHTAKPGWWDRMIGPGKPVDTDRFFVVAPNILGGCSGTTGPMSIDPATGEPRYLDFPLLHVSDLVACHRRLLDHLQIETLYAAVGGSMGGMQVLQWVIEEPRRIERAVVVAASSRLSAENIAFSSVARQAIMADPEFHGGRYAERGVVPRHGQKVARMMAHITYVSPESLETRFDHQRDSLGDDQWRLEPDFEVEHYLQHQGETFLGRFDSLSYLYLTRLMDYFDPFADEPVAERLAGCPTRFQVTSFSSDWRFDTAQSVRLAEQLQAHGVDADHAEIHSPYGHDSFLLDPPGYLDRVATFLSPDAG, from the coding sequence GTGAGCGGTCTCCTTCTCGACGCCGTGCCCCAGCGGGTCGTCCTCGCCACCGAGGACGACCCGCTGCGGCTGCGTGGCGGCAAGAGCCTCGAGCACGTCGAGGTGGTCTACGAGACCTACGGCGAGCTGTCGCCTGAGCGCGACAACGTGGTGTTCATCTGCCACGCGCTGACCGGTGACGCGCACGCGGCGGGCTACCGGCGCGGGGAGGACCCGCACACCGCGAAACCAGGCTGGTGGGACCGGATGATCGGGCCGGGCAAGCCGGTCGACACCGACCGGTTCTTCGTCGTCGCGCCCAACATCCTGGGCGGCTGCTCGGGCACCACCGGCCCGATGAGCATCGACCCGGCGACGGGGGAGCCGCGCTACCTCGACTTCCCGCTGCTGCACGTCTCCGACCTGGTCGCCTGCCACCGCCGCCTCCTCGACCACCTGCAGATCGAGACCCTGTACGCCGCCGTGGGCGGCTCGATGGGCGGCATGCAGGTCCTGCAGTGGGTGATCGAGGAGCCGCGGCGCATCGAGCGCGCGGTCGTGGTGGCGGCCTCGTCGCGGCTGAGCGCGGAGAACATCGCGTTCTCCTCGGTGGCACGCCAGGCGATCATGGCCGACCCGGAGTTCCACGGCGGGCGCTACGCCGAGCGCGGGGTGGTTCCCCGGCACGGGCAGAAGGTGGCCCGGATGATGGCCCACATCACCTACGTCTCGCCGGAGTCGCTGGAGACCCGCTTCGACCACCAGCGCGACTCCCTAGGTGACGACCAGTGGCGCCTGGAGCCCGACTTCGAGGTCGAGCACTACCTGCAGCACCAGGGCGAGACCTTCCTGGGCCGCTTCGACTCGCTGTCCTACCTCTACCTGACCCGGCTGATGGACTACTTCGACCCGTTCGCCGACGAACCGGTCGCCGAGCGCCTCGCCGGTTGCCCCACCCGCTTCCAGGTCACCTCGTTCTCCTCCGACTGGCGCTTCGACACCGCCCAGTCGGTGCGCCTGGCCGAGCAGCTGCAGGCCCACGGCGTCGACGCCGACCACGCCGAGATCCACAGCCCCTACGGCCACGACTCCTTCCTCCTCGACCCCCCGGGCTACCTCGACCGCGTCGCTACCTTCCTCAGTCCCGACGCTGGTTGA
- a CDS encoding DUF4012 domain-containing protein encodes MSRARLVFSLLAAAGIFFLLAAGLVAWQALQVNSALRAAVADAGTFRAALEAGNEQEVDAALSDLQDSAGEAEERTSGLRWSILTYTPVIGDDARGVRAAATAVSDLSEALAPVAQRATDLDALLPEGGRVALEAVAELQQPVNQAAQALEAADARLQAEDSRGYVDQFRARYDELARLVGDAADAMDAASVAVDLMPLALGAEGPQRYLLVFQNNAEIRATGGLPGALSLLNADDGRISLGRQVAASSFGERSTPLPITKDEEEVFTDYLGRYMLDANFTPAFPRTAELMKLRWEEVHPERLDGVISLDAVAVSYLLQATGPLTVDGYDLTADNAVDVLINQIYIDRPDPQAQDAFFRQVVSTMFDRILQGDLGRPRELLAALVRGANEHRIYTRFFDEGAQDLIGARLIAGEPATPDGYAERIDVTLNSGTASKMSYYLDYDVRVSSSMCSNGVESAQVTARLSSTAPLDAATSLPSYLSGTGSNGVAPGKQLVEVRLFTPSGGAVREFSINGKDFKPDKSPLGDRATTTAYIFLEPEQTAEVTWQVTAPPVAGVREVRVTPGIEPRDYSTRLSGAC; translated from the coding sequence ATGTCTCGCGCGCGTCTCGTGTTCTCGCTCCTCGCAGCGGCGGGAATCTTCTTCCTCCTGGCGGCTGGCCTCGTTGCCTGGCAGGCGCTCCAGGTCAACAGTGCTCTACGGGCCGCAGTCGCCGACGCGGGCACGTTCCGCGCCGCCCTGGAGGCGGGGAACGAGCAGGAGGTGGACGCTGCTCTCAGCGACCTCCAGGACAGTGCAGGGGAGGCCGAGGAGCGTACGTCGGGCTTGCGCTGGTCGATCCTGACCTACACCCCCGTCATCGGGGACGACGCCCGCGGCGTGCGTGCCGCGGCGACCGCGGTCTCTGATCTCAGTGAGGCGCTGGCACCGGTGGCTCAGCGAGCCACTGATCTTGACGCGCTGCTACCCGAGGGAGGTCGCGTCGCACTCGAGGCGGTGGCTGAGCTGCAGCAGCCGGTCAACCAGGCCGCGCAAGCCTTGGAGGCCGCAGACGCCCGGCTACAGGCAGAGGACTCCCGCGGCTACGTCGACCAGTTCCGTGCCCGCTACGACGAGTTGGCCCGCTTGGTGGGCGACGCCGCTGACGCTATGGACGCGGCCTCCGTGGCCGTCGACCTGATGCCCCTGGCGTTGGGTGCTGAGGGCCCTCAGCGCTATTTGCTCGTCTTCCAGAACAATGCGGAGATTCGTGCCACCGGCGGTCTCCCCGGCGCCCTGTCGCTCTTGAACGCCGACGACGGGCGCATCTCGCTGGGCCGACAGGTGGCGGCGAGCTCCTTCGGCGAACGCAGCACCCCGCTACCCATCACGAAGGACGAAGAAGAAGTCTTCACCGACTACCTCGGCCGCTACATGCTCGATGCCAACTTCACGCCGGCCTTCCCGCGCACCGCCGAGCTGATGAAGCTGCGCTGGGAAGAGGTGCACCCCGAGCGGTTGGACGGCGTGATCTCGCTCGACGCCGTGGCCGTCTCCTACCTGCTGCAGGCGACCGGTCCGCTGACCGTCGACGGCTACGACCTGACTGCCGACAACGCAGTCGACGTGCTGATCAACCAGATCTACATCGACCGGCCCGACCCGCAGGCCCAGGACGCGTTCTTCCGCCAGGTCGTGTCGACCATGTTCGACCGCATCCTGCAGGGCGACCTGGGGCGCCCGCGCGAGCTCCTCGCTGCCCTGGTCCGTGGAGCGAACGAGCACCGCATCTACACGCGCTTCTTCGACGAGGGTGCTCAGGACCTGATCGGGGCTCGTCTTATCGCTGGCGAACCGGCCACGCCAGACGGATACGCCGAACGCATCGACGTGACCCTGAACTCGGGCACCGCCTCGAAGATGTCTTACTACCTTGACTACGACGTCCGGGTCTCGAGTTCGATGTGCAGCAACGGAGTCGAGAGTGCTCAGGTCACTGCCCGCCTGAGCTCGACGGCCCCGCTGGATGCCGCGACATCCCTGCCGTCGTATCTCTCCGGAACTGGAAGCAACGGTGTCGCGCCCGGAAAGCAGCTGGTCGAGGTGCGTCTCTTCACTCCTTCCGGGGGAGCGGTCCGGGAGTTCAGCATCAACGGCAAGGACTTCAAGCCCGACAAGAGCCCGTTGGGCGACCGTGCGACGACGACGGCCTACATCTTCTTGGAGCCCGAGCAGACCGCTGAGGTGACATGGCAGGTCACGGCACCGCCTGTCGCCGGCGTACGTGAGGTGCGGGTGACACCGGGCATCGAGCCGCGCGACTATTCGACACGGCTCTCTGGGGCCTGCTGA
- a CDS encoding O-acetylhomoserine aminocarboxypropyltransferase/cysteine synthase family protein, with amino-acid sequence MTHRPETLAVHAGQEEADPTTNSRAVPIYQTTSYVFNDTDHAANLFALAEPGNIYTRIMNPTQDVFEQRMTQLEGGVGSLATASGSAATTYAVLNLCYAGDNIVALSTLYGGTYALFAHTLPQFGIEVRFVDPEKPEDLAKHVDEKTKMVFGETVGNPRINVIDLPAWADAAHAQGLPFVVDNTAPTPYLVRPFEHGVDVVVHAATKFIGGHGTSIGGVIVDSGNFDWAAHSDRFPGLTKPDPAYHGAVWTEAAGPAAYIIRARTVLLRNTGAAITPMNSWMFLQGLETLHLRMERHSSNALTVAEYLQGHDEVSWVSYPGLPDSPYKEVADKIHTGHGYGGLLSFGVMSGREGGKKFIEALELFSHLANIGDAKSLAIHNATTTHSQLTPEELVGAGVPEDMVRLSIGIENVEDLIADLEQALAATK; translated from the coding sequence ATGACGCACCGCCCCGAGACCCTGGCCGTCCACGCCGGCCAGGAGGAGGCCGACCCGACGACCAACAGCCGGGCCGTGCCGATCTACCAGACGACGTCCTACGTCTTCAACGACACCGACCACGCCGCGAACCTCTTCGCGCTGGCCGAGCCGGGCAACATCTACACCCGCATCATGAACCCGACGCAGGACGTCTTCGAGCAGCGGATGACCCAGCTCGAGGGTGGCGTCGGCTCGCTGGCGACGGCGAGCGGCTCGGCGGCGACGACCTACGCCGTGCTCAACCTCTGCTACGCCGGCGACAACATCGTGGCGCTCTCGACGCTCTACGGCGGCACCTACGCGCTGTTCGCCCACACGCTGCCCCAGTTCGGCATCGAGGTGCGCTTCGTCGACCCGGAGAAGCCCGAGGACCTGGCCAAGCACGTCGACGAGAAGACGAAGATGGTCTTCGGTGAGACCGTCGGCAACCCGCGCATCAACGTGATCGACCTGCCGGCCTGGGCCGACGCGGCGCACGCGCAGGGGCTGCCGTTCGTGGTCGACAACACCGCGCCGACGCCCTACCTGGTGCGTCCCTTCGAGCACGGCGTCGACGTCGTGGTGCACGCGGCGACCAAGTTCATCGGCGGCCACGGCACCTCGATCGGTGGCGTGATCGTCGACTCGGGCAACTTCGACTGGGCGGCGCACTCCGATCGGTTCCCGGGCCTGACCAAGCCCGACCCGGCCTACCACGGCGCGGTGTGGACCGAGGCCGCCGGACCGGCGGCCTACATCATCCGGGCCCGCACGGTGCTGCTGCGCAACACGGGCGCGGCGATCACCCCGATGAACTCGTGGATGTTCCTGCAGGGTCTCGAGACGCTGCACCTGCGCATGGAGCGCCACAGCTCCAACGCGCTCACGGTCGCGGAGTACCTCCAGGGCCACGACGAGGTGTCGTGGGTCAGCTACCCCGGCCTGCCCGACAGCCCCTACAAGGAGGTGGCCGACAAGATCCACACCGGCCACGGGTACGGGGGCTTGCTCAGCTTCGGCGTGATGTCGGGTCGCGAGGGCGGCAAGAAGTTCATCGAGGCGCTCGAGCTCTTCAGCCACCTGGCCAACATCGGTGACGCGAAGTCGCTGGCGATCCACAACGCCACCACCACCCACAGCCAGCTCACGCCCGAGGAGCTCGTGGGCGCGGGCGTCCCGGAGGACATGGTGCGCCTCTCGATCGGCATCGAGAACGTCGAGGACCTCATCGCCGACCTCGAGCAGGCCCTCGCCGCCACCAAGTAG
- a CDS encoding alpha/beta hydrolase, with product MTTITVPASEPEVREPEGSPAGADQLAERLFTAVGRYDEVATEAAHLQALQGWWGDAYDAYRDAAARAGDEHDVMATTLRRVARAVAAYADDLRAHQATADDLLARKRDLDADRSGLVADINAITDATPQDIEVMRGRAADLRLAYRHLVEDHADLQRAVRENEQRLRQAFEAGTSLRDALSATGGASDTAVEAMGRDGAPGSGASPSEVQRWWAGLSEAQQQAALAAYPSLLGQADGLPAGVRDEANRLLLDDDLATLAAQRDDATLSADEAQRLANAEATRDALADADGFTDPLTGEQPGGRLWLYDPGAFDGDGRVALAVGDPDTAADVAVSVPGITTETVDVVGGVSDATNLYEAARFNGDGSSVATMFWLGYDTPEGAVDLDTITRGRAEDGGERLADAIDGLRASRPDDPAHLTVIGHSYGSTTTSYAATDHDLGADDVALIGSPGAGPADTADDFSPGEGHVWVGRNSRDAVAFFGDEGWLHTPGGLGIDPSSEDFEARRFEAESVGRSAVRSLADHSRYYDHDSESLYNLGRIVDGQHDAVNGAEHSYDPWWRWADDPEGEREPSGDVPGRSDTTQDQP from the coding sequence ATGACCACGATCACCGTCCCGGCCTCCGAGCCGGAGGTCCGCGAGCCCGAGGGCTCCCCGGCGGGCGCCGACCAGCTCGCGGAGCGGCTCTTCACCGCGGTGGGGCGCTACGACGAGGTCGCCACCGAGGCCGCCCACCTCCAGGCGCTGCAGGGCTGGTGGGGCGATGCCTACGACGCCTACCGCGACGCCGCCGCCCGCGCCGGCGACGAGCACGACGTGATGGCCACCACCCTGCGCCGTGTCGCCCGCGCGGTGGCGGCGTACGCCGACGACCTGCGCGCCCACCAGGCCACCGCCGACGACCTGCTGGCCCGCAAGCGCGACCTCGACGCCGACCGCAGCGGCCTGGTCGCCGACATCAACGCGATCACCGACGCCACCCCGCAGGACATCGAGGTCATGCGGGGCCGCGCAGCCGACCTGCGCCTGGCCTACCGGCACCTCGTCGAGGACCACGCCGACCTGCAGCGCGCGGTGCGGGAGAACGAGCAGCGGCTGCGCCAGGCGTTCGAGGCCGGCACCAGCCTGCGCGACGCGCTCTCGGCCACCGGCGGCGCGAGCGACACTGCGGTCGAGGCGATGGGCCGCGACGGTGCGCCGGGGAGCGGCGCGAGCCCGAGCGAGGTGCAGCGCTGGTGGGCCGGGTTGAGCGAGGCCCAGCAGCAGGCCGCGCTGGCGGCGTACCCCAGCCTGCTCGGCCAGGCCGACGGGCTGCCCGCGGGCGTGCGCGACGAGGCCAACCGGCTGCTGCTCGACGACGACCTGGCCACCCTGGCCGCCCAGCGCGACGACGCCACCCTCAGCGCCGACGAGGCGCAGCGGCTGGCGAACGCCGAGGCGACCCGCGACGCGCTCGCCGACGCCGACGGCTTCACCGACCCCCTCACCGGCGAGCAGCCGGGCGGGCGGCTGTGGCTCTACGACCCGGGCGCCTTCGACGGCGACGGCCGGGTCGCGTTGGCGGTCGGCGACCCCGACACCGCCGCCGACGTGGCCGTGAGCGTGCCGGGCATCACCACCGAGACGGTCGACGTGGTCGGCGGGGTCAGCGACGCGACGAACCTCTACGAGGCGGCCCGCTTCAACGGCGACGGCTCGAGCGTGGCGACGATGTTCTGGCTGGGCTACGACACCCCGGAGGGCGCGGTCGACCTCGACACCATCACCCGCGGGCGCGCCGAGGACGGCGGCGAGCGCCTCGCCGACGCCATCGACGGCCTGCGCGCCTCCCGCCCCGACGACCCGGCGCACCTGACCGTGATCGGTCACAGCTATGGCTCCACCACCACGTCGTACGCCGCCACCGACCACGACCTCGGCGCCGACGACGTCGCCCTGATCGGCAGCCCGGGCGCCGGCCCCGCCGACACGGCCGACGACTTCAGCCCGGGGGAGGGCCACGTGTGGGTGGGCCGCAACAGCCGCGACGCGGTGGCGTTCTTCGGCGACGAGGGCTGGCTGCACACGCCCGGCGGGCTGGGCATCGACCCGTCGTCGGAGGACTTCGAGGCGCGCCGCTTCGAGGCCGAGTCGGTCGGGCGCAGCGCCGTGCGCAGCCTGGCCGACCACAGCCGCTACTACGACCACGACTCCGAGTCGCTCTACAACCTGGGCCGCATCGTCGACGGCCAGCACGACGCGGTCAACGGCGCCGAGCATTCCTACGACCCGTGGTGGCGCTGGGCCGACGACCCCGAGGGCGAGCGCGAGCCCAGCGGTGACGTGCCCGGGCGCTCCGACACCACCCAGGACCAGCCATGA